A portion of the candidate division WOR-3 bacterium genome contains these proteins:
- a CDS encoding metal-dependent hydrolase, with protein sequence MKRFNGVKIKYYGHAAFKLISPKGRVIFLDPWLSNPSSPSKDYDKVDFILLTHAHGDHLGDTIEIAKKTGAKVYAIHEISVYLSSKGIKNAIGMNIGGHIKDGEIEIIQTEATHSSTIQEGDKLIPGGLASGFVIKFENGFTVYHAGDTGVFAGMQIIGELYKPHLALLPIGSHYTMDPFDASYACKLLKPKYVIPMHYGTFPVLTGSPEELKKNLDPALNIEVIVLKPGEEAE encoded by the coding sequence ATGAAAAGATTTAATGGTGTAAAGATAAAGTATTACGGACATGCTGCTTTTAAATTAATATCACCCAAAGGAAGGGTGATTTTCCTTGACCCCTGGCTGAGTAATCCATCTTCTCCTTCCAAGGATTATGATAAAGTGGATTTTATACTTTTAACTCATGCTCACGGTGATCACCTTGGAGATACAATAGAAATTGCTAAAAAAACTGGTGCTAAGGTCTATGCCATTCATGAGATATCAGTGTATTTATCCTCAAAGGGTATTAAAAACGCAATTGGTATGAATATAGGTGGTCATATTAAAGATGGAGAAATTGAGATTATTCAAACAGAGGCAACACACTCCTCAACAATTCAGGAAGGTGATAAACTTATTCCTGGAGGTTTGGCATCAGGCTTTGTTATAAAATTTGAAAATGGTTTTACAGTTTATCATGCTGGTGATACTGGTGTTTTTGCAGGTATGCAGATTATTGGAGAACTTTATAAACCCCATCTTGCCCTTTTACCAATAGGTTCTCACTACACTATGGATCCTTTTGATGCAAGTTATGCCTGTAAACTTTTAAAACCGAAATATGTAATTCCAATGCACTACGGGACCTTCCCTGTTTTAACAGGAAGCCCTGAAGAGTTAAAAAAGAATCTTGATCCAGCACTTAATATTGAAGTTATTGTTTTAAAACCAGGAGAAGAAGCAGAATAA
- a CDS encoding DUF429 domain-containing protein, whose translation MFFGGIDLSIGDKNTSLCFIEDSKKIKIVFLKDKISEKEIIEEVKKYEPLYIAIDAPITWRKIKDRKEDKILRRYFIERKIKVPGILPFYVKSMYKLSKRGKRIYLKLRKITEVLETHPTASLRAIGFKENYKKNKKELKKILNKLKEKIDKISLIKNHNHLDSLFCALFSLYYYKKEKIFLARKKVPYGIIREL comes from the coding sequence ATGTTTTTTGGAGGAATTGATTTATCAATAGGTGATAAAAATACTTCCTTATGTTTTATTGAAGATTCAAAAAAAATAAAAATTGTTTTTTTAAAAGATAAAATATCAGAAAAAGAAATTATAGAGGAAGTTAAAAAATATGAACCCCTTTACATTGCAATAGATGCACCTATTACATGGAGAAAAATTAAAGATAGAAAAGAGGATAAAATTTTAAGGAGATACTTCATTGAAAGAAAAATTAAGGTTCCTGGAATATTGCCCTTTTATGTTAAAAGTATGTATAAACTTTCTAAAAGGGGGAAAAGAATTTATTTAAAATTGAGGAAAATAACAGAAGTTTTAGAAACCCATCCCACCGCATCTTTAAGAGCAATTGGATTTAAAGAAAATTATAAAAAAAATAAAAAAGAACTAAAAAAAATTTTAAATAAATTGAAAGAAAAAATAGACAAAATTAGTTTAATAAAAAATCACAACCATCTTGATTCACTTTTCTGTGCTTTATTTTCCCTTTATTATTACAAAAAAGAAAAAATATTTTTAGCAAGAAAAAAAGTTCCTTATGGAATCATAAGAGAACTTTGA
- a CDS encoding 2Fe-2S iron-sulfur cluster-binding protein produces the protein MKIFIDNKQFEVNPQKTVLQILKENGFYIPYYCFHPNLRITASCRVCIVEIEIKGKRFLVTSCSTYPQEEMKIFPYSEKSKEARANILEFMLIHHPIDCPLCEKGGKCDLQDFTYKFGRSFPFSNYKKILPPKQKLNGLLRFYETRCILCYRCSNFWREEVYSDEWLSFKRGKESFVGPFERELKDDVPFLGYLTHICPVGAILDDKDYRFGPRPWDLYEIESSCILCSTGCELKFWVKNPRREKVLKSGIKKKPDKIYKVIAKDDFENPTIFCDRIFYGKDFISNEKRIFKGLILEEFKDKLKKVLKSFDPDEICFFISPRETDSVLKKIKNFLLKNKLKNIVILPSEIHRGAEKILSDVNYIDFENSFTLIYYSLLDYSHPVIGLELFRIMKEGKRRKKVKFFFFGNRERKNNFFMVLSGFEDRFFKNADLSLKMELKKSYEFLLDLLTLFYREKGEIPEIKDFKFLNKFFFEEEIKKRKLFFQESKEIFEKIKKYENFILVFNDMLPPKIQVLFYLLSKFHEKSKILNLRALFNTEGFLRIFNGIEFKSLKEIKEKIEKKEIKCLIFYRIEPFYEIKDDDFLNSLKELVVFYINSLKPKEDNNFYSLFVQTPFEYGGEFINNLGEKRKIAKIFDSLFDAYDPSNLFDEEEIEVEIPFQNKLDLTYFLKNDIEEIEFLVEKPNLWDINLLFSENINRDFEIENLKPIVKLKRLFHK, from the coding sequence ATGAAAATTTTTATTGATAATAAACAATTTGAAGTTAACCCTCAAAAAACTGTCTTACAGATTTTAAAGGAAAATGGATTTTATATTCCCTATTATTGCTTTCACCCTAACTTAAGAATAACTGCTTCCTGCAGAGTCTGTATAGTAGAAATTGAAATAAAAGGGAAAAGATTTCTTGTAACAAGCTGCTCCACCTATCCACAGGAAGAAATGAAAATTTTTCCCTATTCAGAAAAATCAAAAGAAGCAAGAGCTAATATCTTAGAGTTTATGCTTATACACCACCCCATAGATTGTCCCTTATGCGAAAAAGGGGGTAAATGCGATTTACAGGATTTTACCTATAAATTTGGAAGAAGTTTTCCTTTTTCAAATTATAAAAAGATACTGCCCCCCAAACAGAAATTAAATGGACTCTTAAGATTCTATGAAACAAGATGCATATTGTGTTATAGATGCTCAAACTTCTGGAGAGAGGAAGTTTATTCAGATGAGTGGCTATCCTTTAAAAGGGGAAAGGAAAGTTTTGTAGGACCCTTTGAAAGGGAACTTAAAGACGATGTTCCCTTCTTAGGATATTTAACCCATATATGTCCTGTTGGTGCTATTCTTGATGATAAAGACTACAGGTTCGGTCCAAGACCATGGGACCTTTATGAAATAGAAAGTTCCTGCATTCTTTGCTCAACTGGCTGTGAACTTAAATTCTGGGTTAAAAATCCAAGAAGAGAAAAAGTATTAAAATCAGGAATAAAAAAGAAACCCGATAAAATATATAAGGTTATTGCAAAGGATGACTTTGAAAATCCCACAATATTCTGTGACAGAATATTTTATGGTAAGGATTTTATTTCAAATGAAAAAAGAATTTTTAAAGGACTTATCTTGGAGGAGTTTAAGGATAAATTAAAAAAAGTATTAAAAAGTTTTGATCCTGATGAAATATGTTTTTTTATTTCTCCAAGGGAAACAGATTCTGTTTTAAAGAAAATTAAAAATTTCCTTTTAAAAAATAAATTAAAAAATATAGTGATTTTACCTTCAGAAATACATAGGGGTGCAGAAAAAATTCTTTCTGATGTAAATTATATAGATTTTGAAAATTCTTTTACACTTATTTATTATTCCCTTTTAGATTATTCACATCCTGTTATAGGACTTGAACTCTTTAGGATAATGAAAGAAGGTAAAAGGAGAAAAAAAGTAAAATTCTTCTTTTTTGGAAATAGAGAAAGAAAAAATAACTTTTTTATGGTTTTATCAGGCTTTGAGGATAGATTTTTCAAAAATGCAGATCTTTCATTAAAAATGGAACTTAAGAAATCCTATGAATTTCTTTTAGACCTTTTAACACTATTTTACAGGGAAAAGGGGGAAATCCCTGAAATTAAAGATTTTAAGTTTTTAAACAAATTCTTTTTTGAAGAGGAAATTAAAAAAAGAAAACTATTCTTTCAGGAATCTAAGGAAATTTTTGAAAAAATAAAGAAATATGAGAATTTTATTTTAGTTTTTAATGATATGTTACCACCTAAAATTCAGGTTCTTTTTTATTTATTATCAAAATTTCATGAAAAATCTAAAATTTTAAACCTAAGGGCTTTATTTAATACAGAAGGATTTTTAAGGATTTTTAATGGAATAGAGTTTAAAAGTTTAAAGGAAATAAAGGAAAAAATAGAAAAAAAGGAAATTAAGTGTCTCATTTTTTATAGAATTGAACCCTTTTATGAAATTAAAGATGATGATTTTTTAAACTCATTAAAGGAGCTCGTAGTATTTTATATAAATTCATTAAAACCAAAAGAAGACAATAACTTTTATTCTCTTTTCGTTCAAACACCTTTTGAATACGGTGGAGAATTTATCAATAATTTAGGAGAGAAAAGAAAAATAGCAAAAATTTTTGATTCACTTTTTGATGCTTATGACCCTTCAAATCTATTTGATGAGGAAGAAATCGAAGTTGAAATTCCTTTTCAAAACAAATTAGACCTTACTTATTTTCTTAAAAATGACATAGAAGAAATTGAATTTTTAGTTGAAAAACCAAATTTATGGGATATAAATCTTCTATTTTCAGAGAATATTAATAGGGATTTTGAAATTGAAAATTTAAAACCAATTGTAAAATTAAAAAGGTTATTTCATAAATAA
- the hemC gene encoding hydroxymethylbilane synthase, translating to MDKVIRVGARGSKLSFNQAKKVLEILNKKGFKTEFVPITTKGDKERDKPLFKISGVGIFVKEIERKILEGEIDIGVHSAKDVPTQIEEGLEISCYLKRESPFDVLVSYVSSIYELKEGAVVGTSSIRRREFLLEKRNDLIIKDLRGNIDTRIKKWERGEYDAIVISEVSIKRLKLNVPYVRLDIEEFPPSPGQGAICIESKKDFIYRDVLKEINDEKTFIEVETEREILSKLSIGCSVPFGAYAFIDNGEINLILKYKKGNEFIKIKERGKTKEELVKKVYEKIFS from the coding sequence TTGGATAAAGTAATAAGGGTTGGTGCAAGAGGGTCAAAGCTCAGTTTTAATCAGGCAAAAAAAGTTTTGGAAATTTTAAATAAAAAGGGATTTAAAACAGAGTTTGTCCCTATTACAACAAAAGGAGATAAAGAAAGGGATAAACCACTTTTTAAAATAAGCGGAGTAGGTATTTTTGTTAAGGAAATTGAAAGAAAAATTTTAGAAGGAGAGATTGATATTGGTGTTCACAGTGCCAAAGATGTGCCTACTCAAATAGAAGAGGGTTTAGAGATTTCTTGTTATTTAAAAAGGGAAAGTCCTTTTGATGTCCTTGTTTCCTATGTGAGTTCAATATATGAGTTGAAGGAGGGAGCAGTTGTAGGAACAAGTAGTATAAGGAGAAGGGAATTTTTACTTGAAAAAAGAAATGATTTAATTATTAAGGATTTGCGAGGAAATATTGATACAAGAATAAAAAAATGGGAAAGGGGTGAATATGATGCAATAGTTATATCTGAAGTGTCTATAAAAAGATTAAAGCTTAATGTCCCGTATGTAAGGCTTGATATTGAGGAATTTCCGCCTTCACCAGGGCAGGGTGCAATATGTATTGAATCTAAAAAAGATTTTATTTACAGAGATGTTTTAAAAGAAATAAATGATGAAAAAACTTTTATTGAAGTAGAAACAGAAAGGGAAATTCTTTCAAAACTTTCCATAGGGTGTTCAGTCCCTTTTGGAGCTTATGCCTTTATTGATAATGGAGAAATCAATTTAATTCTTAAATATAAAAAGGGTAATGAATTTATAAAAATTAAAGAAAGGGGAAAAACAAAGGAAGAACTTGTTAAAAAAGTTTATGAAAAAATCTTCTCATAG
- a CDS encoding uroporphyrinogen-III synthase, with amino-acid sequence MKKSSHSTLLVLNTNTFTLFPEIWQFLKNYKNIYYEEKKPPFILWASPFSKWEKIQGNLNKENSLFILDGFKGLKNILSKFNFNNILKLSYYVRDKNFGKKIFCVVRPMPEALYFANELEKEKLKAFPLPVLKFKVIKVKNLKEILKDKWDYVIFTSKRGIDALRENIKDVFLLRELLIDKKIIAIGPETKKNLEEVGLDAILPEEFSQEGIMEILKEEKYKRILMLKTEGREDLKNFLLNNKNYVEEVKIYDMVKEKIERLKIFEIYLNMATHLIFTSPKLFDTFIKIFKDKKFLENKEILAIGRVTKSHIEKKGFNVNFAPQKFTGKYLLKEILKRS; translated from the coding sequence ATGAAAAAATCTTCTCATAGCACCCTTTTAGTCTTGAATACAAATACCTTTACTCTTTTTCCTGAAATATGGCAATTTTTAAAGAACTATAAAAATATTTATTATGAGGAAAAAAAACCACCTTTTATATTATGGGCTTCACCTTTTTCCAAATGGGAAAAAATTCAAGGAAATTTAAATAAAGAGAACTCACTTTTTATTCTTGATGGTTTTAAGGGTTTGAAAAATATCTTAAGTAAATTTAATTTTAATAATATTTTGAAATTAAGTTATTATGTAAGGGATAAGAATTTTGGAAAAAAAATATTCTGTGTTGTAAGGCCGATGCCTGAAGCTCTTTATTTTGCTAATGAACTTGAGAAAGAAAAATTAAAAGCCTTTCCTCTTCCTGTTTTAAAATTTAAGGTTATAAAAGTTAAAAATTTAAAAGAAATTTTAAAGGATAAGTGGGATTATGTAATTTTTACTTCCAAAAGGGGAATAGATGCTTTAAGAGAAAATATAAAAGATGTTTTTTTGTTAAGGGAACTTTTGATTGATAAGAAAATAATAGCAATTGGACCTGAAACAAAAAAGAATTTAGAGGAAGTTGGTTTAGATGCGATTTTACCTGAAGAATTTTCTCAAGAAGGTATAATGGAAATTTTAAAAGAAGAAAAATATAAAAGAATTTTAATGTTAAAAACAGAGGGTAGAGAGGATTTAAAAAATTTTCTTTTAAATAACAAAAATTATGTTGAAGAGGTTAAAATTTATGATATGGTAAAGGAAAAAATAGAAAGATTAAAAATCTTTGAAATATATTTAAATATGGCTACACATCTTATTTTTACAAGTCCTAAACTTTTTGATACATTTATAAAGATTTTTAAGGACAAAAAATTTTTAGAAAATAAAGAAATTTTAGCAATAGGAAGAGTAACAAAGAGTCATATTGAGAAAAAAGGTTTTAATGTGAATTTTGCTCCTCAAAAATTTACAGGTAAATACCTTTTAAAAGAAATTTTAAAAAGGAGTTAA
- the hemB gene encoding porphobilinogen synthase — MKEFPFIRMRRLRKKEFLRDLVRETILTPDDLVYPLFVIKGEGKKEEISSMPGQYRYSIDVLCEEIQKIKEEGIKAVILFGIPEKKDEMGSDAYSDDGIIQRALREIRKFEKDLILITDLCMCEYTSHGHCGIIKNGDVDNDMTLLYLGKIAVSQVVAGADIVAPSGMMDGMVKAIRKALDENGFKDTPILSYAIKYASSFYGPFREAAESAPQFGNRKTYQMDPANLREAILEAELDYEEGADILMVKPALAYLDVIKTIRERFNRPIAAYNVSGEYAMVKAASMKGYINEREIVLEILTSIKRAGADIILTYHARDVVKWLKGG; from the coding sequence ATGAAGGAATTTCCTTTTATAAGAATGAGAAGATTAAGAAAAAAGGAATTTTTAAGAGACCTTGTAAGGGAAACAATTTTAACTCCAGATGATCTTGTTTATCCACTTTTTGTAATTAAAGGGGAGGGGAAAAAAGAAGAAATATCTTCTATGCCAGGTCAATATAGATATTCAATTGATGTTCTATGTGAGGAGATTCAAAAAATAAAAGAAGAAGGTATAAAGGCAGTTATTCTGTTTGGTATTCCAGAAAAAAAGGATGAAATGGGAAGTGATGCCTATTCTGATGATGGTATAATTCAAAGGGCATTAAGGGAAATAAGAAAATTTGAAAAGGATCTTATATTGATTACTGATCTTTGTATGTGTGAATACACTTCGCATGGTCATTGTGGAATTATTAAAAATGGTGATGTTGATAATGATATGACGCTTTTATATCTCGGAAAAATAGCAGTTTCACAGGTTGTTGCGGGTGCTGATATTGTAGCACCTTCAGGAATGATGGATGGTATGGTAAAGGCAATTAGAAAGGCTCTTGACGAAAATGGTTTTAAAGATACTCCTATTCTTTCCTATGCTATTAAGTATGCATCAAGTTTTTATGGACCTTTCAGGGAGGCTGCTGAATCAGCTCCACAGTTTGGTAATAGAAAGACCTATCAGATGGATCCTGCAAATTTAAGAGAAGCAATACTTGAAGCAGAGCTTGATTATGAAGAGGGTGCAGATATTTTAATGGTTAAGCCTGCTTTAGCCTATCTTGATGTTATAAAAACTATTAGAGAAAGGTTTAATAGACCAATTGCAGCCTATAATGTTTCAGGTGAATATGCTATGGTGAAGGCTGCTTCAATGAAAGGTTATATAAATGAAAGGGAAATTGTTCTTGAAATTTTGACTTCAATTAAAAGGGCAGGGGCTGATATAATTTTGACTTATCATGCAAGGGATGTAGTAAAGTGGTTGAAAGGTGGATAA
- a CDS encoding helix-hairpin-helix domain-containing protein, translated as MDKLKKLKDFFYYYLYPSDSEKKVIYLLIFIILLGDVAKRFFYEKRINLQNQKIEKIDFNLAELEDLVNLPSIGPRLSAKIIDFRNKKGEIKKPEELLEIKGLGEKRLEIIKKYFKFPEEDLK; from the coding sequence GTGGATAAGTTAAAAAAATTAAAAGATTTTTTTTATTATTACCTATATCCTTCAGACTCTGAGAAAAAGGTAATTTATCTTTTGATATTTATTATTCTTTTGGGTGATGTGGCTAAAAGATTTTTTTATGAAAAAAGAATTAATTTACAAAATCAAAAAATTGAGAAAATAGATTTTAATCTTGCTGAACTTGAAGATCTTGTAAATCTTCCTTCTATAGGACCTCGTCTTTCTGCAAAAATTATTGATTTTAGAAATAAGAAGGGAGAAATTAAAAAACCAGAAGAGCTTCTTGAAATTAAAGGTTTGGGTGAAAAAAGGCTTGAGATTATAAAAAAATATTTTAAGTTTCCAGAAGAAGATTTGAAATAA
- a CDS encoding gamma-glutamyl-gamma-aminobutyrate hydrolase family protein — MNKKPLIGVTPSFDIQSNRFYLNIKYTKAIQEAGGIPLIIPYTDFKNEIKTLLEKFDGFLLTGGGDVHPLYYKEEPKKTRGVVPERDILEIELVKACFLNKKPIFAICRGSQVMNVAMGGNLIQHINSDIEHEQSASCSKLTHTIIIEKETLLYEIFKKERIRVNSFHHQAVNKLGKDLKISARAKDGIVEAIESDKHPFFLGVQFHPEHLFEEDKIFLKLFKKFVDSCK, encoded by the coding sequence TTGAATAAAAAACCTTTAATCGGTGTTACCCCTTCTTTTGATATTCAATCTAACAGATTTTACTTAAATATTAAATATACAAAAGCAATACAGGAAGCAGGGGGAATTCCTCTAATTATTCCGTATACTGATTTTAAAAATGAAATAAAAACTCTTTTAGAAAAATTTGATGGATTTTTGTTAACAGGTGGAGGAGATGTGCATCCTTTATATTATAAAGAGGAGCCTAAAAAAACAAGAGGAGTTGTTCCTGAAAGAGATATTCTTGAAATAGAACTTGTTAAAGCTTGTTTTTTAAATAAAAAACCGATTTTTGCCATTTGCAGGGGCTCACAGGTAATGAATGTGGCAATGGGAGGTAATTTAATTCAGCATATTAATTCAGATATAGAACATGAACAATCAGCAAGTTGCAGTAAGTTAACTCATACAATAATAATAGAGAAAGAAACACTTTTATATGAAATTTTTAAAAAAGAAAGAATAAGAGTAAACAGCTTCCATCATCAAGCTGTAAATAAATTGGGTAAAGATTTAAAAATATCAGCAAGAGCAAAGGATGGAATTGTTGAAGCAATCGAAAGTGATAAACACCCCTTCTTTTTAGGAGTGCAGTTTCACCCTGAACATCTATTTGAGGAAGATAAAATTTTTTTAAAATTGTTTAAAAAATTTGTAGATTCATGCAAATAA
- a CDS encoding Hsp20/alpha crystallin family protein — translation MKEIIKWDPFKEISSLREEIDKLFDSFFGRRSFLFGETETFVPACDLEETEESFIVTAELPGMKKDEIKITVDEDGITISGERKREKEEKGKSYHRIERSYGKFHRYIPFPKEVQPEKAKASYKDGILRIEIPKSEKVKPKEIKIEIEE, via the coding sequence ATGAAGGAAATTATCAAATGGGATCCCTTTAAAGAAATTTCTTCATTAAGGGAGGAAATTGATAAACTATTTGATTCTTTCTTTGGTAGGAGAAGTTTTCTTTTCGGTGAAACAGAAACCTTTGTTCCTGCCTGTGATCTTGAGGAAACAGAAGAATCTTTTATAGTAACTGCAGAACTACCAGGAATGAAAAAAGATGAGATAAAGATTACAGTTGATGAGGATGGTATTACAATTTCCGGTGAAAGAAAAAGAGAAAAAGAGGAAAAAGGAAAATCCTATCATAGAATTGAAAGGAGTTACGGAAAATTCCATAGATATATACCTTTTCCCAAAGAAGTTCAACCTGAAAAAGCAAAAGCTTCTTATAAAGATGGGATTTTAAGAATTGAAATACCAAAGAGTGAAAAGGTAAAACCAAAAGAAATAAAGATTGAAATAGAGGAGTGA